One window of the Epinephelus moara isolate mb chromosome 24, YSFRI_EMoa_1.0, whole genome shotgun sequence genome contains the following:
- the prdm2b gene encoding PR domain zinc finger protein 2: MAITGGTVETLDEIPAHVWKGLPDCLTLGPSAINQSRVGVWATRVIPKGKRFGPFVGEKKKRSQVTSNVYMWEVYFPSRGWMCVDATDPVKGNWLRYVNWARSSEEQNLFPLEINRAIYYKVLRPIGPGEELLVWYTVEDNPEITAALEEERASSLSRKNSPRAKRARRKLLERARQAGLGGFKKTRVANPTVKEMWDGEEGLKEEDERPSTLGSSQEPQETHPLGSTVHRDVEDMSAMMTDQGNGEEEEEEEEDEEDADDLEEPSEVQQQTAQHSSAVDSMQNKQPGSALTREESHKDSQGKLESEVDPELDLDPDPDGDLEGDPHGESFPCQHCERHFSTRQGLERHIHIHAITNQQTQLFKCRYCNKSFGSQVGRRRHERRHESGHKKRPGSLAGTASLLSPAMQTDGSSPDCTSPTSHYIAIGSQFTGGPLHNSEMQKKELGPYADRPFILDENGESKELHPCKYCNKAFGTHTNMRRHQRRIHERHLLPKGVRRKGMLLQEASVQQQQQPDESPSTSPPPVYVPSADTEDEVDRDDYAVDISKNISENLSFYIDGKIVSTSSVSSCEVIEVDSRSAALFGLDTVIISPNQISQALKVEGRTSAAKQVSNVGQPAAKRRTSTPPLVPSLKVETESASFTASSSSSSSSTSSSSNLLVGGLFQQAADSSAFQREKTVYLSPKLKQLLQTQDIQKSTITLITDSHRLASPLSVTPLPGASGRFKRRTSSPPSSPQLSPACKTESCKSEVVSSYALKVPKLESHSTSPPGSLLDKEDGDGPSLSGNNMQGQTSSSSGGNSCNQQPLDLSNSVSKRSDSLNKVLGDSALDLSFHRKSNVEPDLKGSPAPQPLIKKRKPNTSMLEKVLMNEYLGLPLTAEEGPSPLANLSCFHSRSPNVASESAHPSPPSLTPVTMNPSSPGNSSVTSPTPPPPLLPTIPSPPPMPSSPLSQPSDSSALRPLPVLSPKMSPRSVEPKPPSGSEENLFAEENEDEDESHISQPLDSPNTPLKDPFNSSTISSPCELTSVDLPATEEDDSQTATFNSLLNGNMNQNLDSVTEKSHSALSPQPESSSFSSSPPPPPSHDSSPSLVSLPQIKIKDEPQHCVDELPAMNHAPQDGVDSSPQPAAPDKPSDKTSEAEEVDSTYCKTFVCNVCEEPFNSIKELSGHIAEHAADWPFKCEFCVQLFGDAPALLAHRSTLHGVGRIFVCSVCSKEFAFLCNLQQHQKDLHPNETCSHTTVESGKLRPQNYTDPSRAKEESSPSTPAPEVTDEAAPHSDTVLEKAEPDVNGNHSEDGTEDPNEELYTTIKIMASEGGKPKGPDVRLGINQHYPSYKPPPFPYHSRSHAGSVASATNFTTHNIPQTFSTAIRCTKCGNSFDNMPELHKHILACANASDKKRYTPKKNPIPLKQIVKSPNGVVSPTAAIAGQSPFRRMGQPKRLNFNQDTGKTKMSALSKKRNQLVQKAISHKNKAVTSAKKGAVKVEQEPASNVCPHCSREFTYPASLNKHMAVSCPKKPVVKKGKKAVAEVKKEAVSVVDKNTNLKKKASDCETLHMESEPKPLGKTRARSSGAADPEPTQTSKGKTALTAGRIKRPASFPAPIPVRKKAKKGQVQSLPPTPSAPDTPSDTAQQRPAMKMQRMGKEAAPKRLAEAKSPPTPQLKKEERFSLRTRERVGGPVTRSLQMANTAPSAEVKTEEPPIQELKETQEVPMK; this comes from the exons ATGGCCATTACTGGAGGGACAGTGGAAACACTTGATGAAATTCCAGCTCATGTGTGGAAAGGTCTGCCCGACTGTTTGACTCTTGGACCTTCTGCTATAAATCAAAGCCGTGTTG gtgtcTGGGCCACTCGGGTCATTCCTAAAGGCAAGAGGTTCGGCCCATTTgtaggagagaagaagaaaaggtcCCAGGTGACGAGCAATGTGTACATGTGGGAG GTTTACTTCCCATCGCGGGGCTGGATGTGTGTTGACGCCACAGACCCCGTGAAGGGGAACTGGCTGCGCTATGTGAACTGGGCACGCTCCAGTGAAGAGCAGAATCTTTTCCCCCTGGAGATAAACAGAGCCATTTATTACAAAGTTTTACGG CCTATCGGGCCGggagaggagctgctggtgtggTACACTGTGGAAGACAACCCTGAGATAACAGCTGCACTGGAGGAAGAAAGAGCCAGCAGTCTGAGCAGGAAAAATTCACCCAGGGCGAAGCGAG CCAGAAGAAAGCTGCTGGAGCGAGCCAGACAGGCTGGTTTGGGTGGATTCAAGAAAACACGTGTAGCCAATCCAACTGTCAAGGAGATGTGGGATGGGGAAGAAG GTctgaaggaggaggatgagaggcCATCCACCTTAGGATCATCCCAGGAACCCCAGGAAACCCATCCCTTAGGAAGCACTGTTCACAGAGATGTGGAGGACATGTCAGCAATGATGACGGACCAGGGAaatggggaggaggaggaggaagaggaagaagatgaggaggatGCTGATGATCTGGAGGAACCAAGTGAAGTACAGCAGCAAACTGCACAGCATTCATCTGCGGTGGATTCCATGCAAAATAAGCAGCCTGGCTCAGCGCTGACACGTGAAGAAAGCCATAAGGATTCGCAGGGAAAGTTGGAGTCAGAGGTTGATCCTGAACTTGACCTTGACCCCGACCCTGATGGTGATCTTGAGGGAGATCCCCATGGGGAGTCGTTTCCCTGTCAGCACTGTGAGCGCCACTTCTCCACCAGGCAGGGTCTGGAACGTCACATACACATTCACGCCATCACTAACCAGCAAACGCAACTGTTCAAGTGCCGGTATTGCAATAAATCCTTCGGCTCCCAGGTGGGGCGGCGGCGGCATGAGAGAAGGCATGAGAGTGGGCATAAGAAAAGGCCTGGCTCTCTGGCAGGGACTGCCAGTCTACTTAGTCCTGCAATGCAGACTGATGGTTCAAGTCCTGACTGCACCAGCCCAACAAGTCACTATATAGCCATAGGGTCCCAGTTTACAGGAGGACCTCTGCACAACTCTGAGATGCAGAAAAAGGAGTTGGGGCCTTATGCTGACCGTCCCTTTATATTGGATGAAAATGGGGAATCGAAGGAACTCCATCCCTGCAAGTACTGTAACAAAGCATTTggcacacacaccaacatgcGCCGGCACCAACGCAGAATACACGAACGGCACTTGTTACCAAAAGGAGTTCGCAGGAAAGGcatgctgctgcaagaggcatcagtgcagcaacagcagcaacccGATGAATCTCCCAGCACCAGCCCTCCGCCCGTCTATGTGCCCAGTGCAGACACAGAAGATGAGGTAGACAGGGATGATTACGCAGTTGACATATCCAAAAACATCTCTGAGAATCTCAGCTTCTACATTGATGGCAAGATTGTGTCCACCAGTTCGGTGAGCAGCTGTGAAGTGATAGAGGTGGATTCGAGGTCTGCAGCGCTGTTCGGGCTGGACACAGTCATCATCAGCCCAAATCAGATCAGTCAGGCACTTAAGGTGGAGGGTCGAACGAGTGCTGCAAAGCAAGTCTCCAATGTTGGCCAGCCTGCAGCAAAAAGAAGAACGTCTACACCTCCACTTGTTCCCAGCCTCAAAGTGGAGACAGAGTCAGCATCTTTCACAGCCTCTTCATCGTCTTCTTCATCCTCTACATCTTCCTCATCTAACTTGTTAGTGGGTGGACTGTTCCAACAAGCTGCCGATTCATCAGCATTTCAACGAGAGAAAACAGTTTATCTCTCACCTAAGCTCAAACAGCTCCTTCAGACCCAAGACATTCAGAAATCAACCATTACTCTGATAACAGACAGCCATAGACTGGCCTCCCCGCTGTCAGTCACGCCTCTGCCAGGAGCTTCAGGCAGGTTTAAAAGGAGAACATCCTCACCCCCTTCATCTCCACAGCTCAGTCCTGCATGTAAAACAGAGAGCTGTAAATCCGAAGTGGTAAGCTCATACGCCCTTAAGGTGCCAAAGCTCGAAAGCCACAGCACATCACCTCCTGGGAGCCTGCTGGACAAGGAAGACGGAGACGGCCCGAGCCTTTCTGGAAATAATATGCAAGGCCAAACCTCATCTAGTAGCGGTGGGAATTCCTGTAATCAGCAGCCCTTGGATCTGTCGAACTCGGTCAGTAAGAGGAGTGACAGCTTGAACAAGGTGCTTGGGGATTCAGCTCTTGATTTAAGCTTCCATCGGAAGAGCAATGTTGAGCCTGACTTAAAAGGAAGTCCAGCACCACAGCCACTGATAAAAAAGAGAAAGCCCAACACCAGCATGCTTGAAAAGGTGCTTATGAATGAGTATTTAGGTCTACCTTTGACAGCGGAGGAGGGCCCCTCGCCCTTAGCGAACCTAAGTTGTTTCCATTCTCGCTCTCCAAATGTTGCATCAGAGTCTGCCCACCCCTCTCCACCCTCTTTGACCCCTGTCACTATGAACCCCTCTTCCCCTGGTAACTCCAGTGTGACATCCCCGACACCGCCTCCCCCTCTACTACCTACTATACCGTCTCCACCACCTATGCCGAGCTCTCCTCTTTCTCAGCCATCAGACTCCTCTGCACTGAGACCTCTGCCTGTCCTCTCGCCAAAAATGTCACCAAGATCAGTTGAACCCAAGCCCCCATCAGGCTCAGAGGAGAATTTGTTCGCTGAAGAAAATGAAGACGAGGATGAGAGCCATATCTCACAGCCACTGGACTCCCCGAACACTCCACTTAAAGACCCCTTTAACAGTTCAACAATATCAAGCCCTTGTGAGCTGACATCAGTAGATCTGCCCGCTACTGAAGAAGATGATTCTCAGACTGCAACCTTCAACAGTCTGCTAAATGGCAACATGAACCAAAATCTGGACTCGGTTACGGAGAAATCTCACTCTGCTCTGTCACCCCAGCCAGAATCATCCTCTTTCtcatcatctcctcctcctcctccatcacatGATTCATCCCCATCGCTTGTTTCCCTCCCTCAGATTAAGATAAAAGACGAGCCTCAGCACTGCGTAGATGAGCTGCCAGCCATGAATCATGCACCTCAGGATGGCGTTGACTCTTCacctcagcctgctgctcctGATAAACCATCTGATAAAACCTCTGAGGCAGAGGAAGTCGACTCGACATACTGCAAGACTTTTGTGTGTAATGTCTGCGAGGAGCCATTCAACTCCATCAAAGAGCTCAGTGGACACATCGCCGAGCACGCTGCAGATTGGCCGTTCAAGTGTGAATTCTGCGTGCAGCTGTTTGGTGACGCTCCAGCCCTGCTGGCTCACCGGTCAACACTACACGGAGTGGGCAGGATCTTTGTGTGCTCTGTTTGTTCCAAGGAGTTTGCGTTTCTCTGTAACCTCCAGCAGCATCAAAAGGATCTGCATCCAAACGAGACATGTTCGCATACCACTGTCGAGAGTGGCAAGCTTAGGCCACAAAACTACACAGATCCTTCCAGAGCCAAAGAGGAAAGCAGTCCCTCAACACCAGCACCAGAGGTGACTGATGAAGCTGCTCCACACAGTGACACTGTTTTAGAAAAAGCAGAGCCTGATGTCAATGGTAATCATTCAGAAGATGGGACAGAGGACCCCAATGAGGAGCTGTACACTACAATAAAGATCATGGCCTCAGAAGGAGGAAAGCCTAAAGGCCCAGATGTTCGCCTTGGCATTAACCAACACTACCCCAGttataaaccacccccttttcCTTATCATAGCCGTTCCCATGCTGGCTCTGTGGCCTCGGCTACTAACTTCACCACCCACAACATACCACAAACTTTCAGCACTGCCATTCGCTGCACCAAGTGTGGCAACAGCTTTGACAACATGCCCGAACTGCACAAGCACATTTTGGCCTGTGCCAATGCTAGTGATAAGAAGCGTTACACTCCCAAGAAAAACCCCATCCCCCTCAAGCAAATAGTGAAGAGTCCAAACGGAGTCGTGTCACCCACAGCAGCCATCGCAGGCCAGAGTCCTTTCCGTAGAATGGGTCAGCCAAAGAGACTTAACTTTAATCAAGATActggtaaaacaaaaatgagtgCCCTCAGTAAGAAGAGAAACCAGCTTGTCCAGAAGGCGatttcacacaaaaataaagctGTCACTTCTGCAAAGAAGGGTGCCGTTAAAGTTGAACAAGAGCCGGCCTCTAACGTTTGCCCCCACTGCAGTCGCGAGTTTACTTACCCTGCAAGTCTCAATAAACATATGGCAGTCAGCTGTCCCAAGAAGCCTGTTGTTAAAAAGGGCAAAAAAGCTGTAGCAGAGGTGAAGAAAGAGGCGGTGTCTGTGgtagataaaaacacaaatcttaAAAAGAAAGCCTCAGACTGTGAAACACTGCACATGGAGTCAGAGCCTAAACCCCTGGGAAAGACCAGAGCTCGTAGCTCCGGTGCAGCAGACCCTGAACCCACCCAGACGAGCAAAGGAAAAACCGCTCTTACGGCGGGCCGAATAAAGAGGCCTGCCTCGTTCCCAGCACCAATCCCTGTTCGCAAAAAAGCAAAGAAGGGCCAAGTTCAGTCTCTACCTCCCACCCCGTCAGCCCCTGACACTCCCAGTGACACTGCACAACAACGGCCAGCCATGAAAATGCAGCGTATGGGTAAAGAGGCAGCACCCAAGAGATTAGCAGAGGCCAAATCACCACCGACACCACAGCTGAAGAAAGAGGAGCGGTTCTCCCTTCGAACGAGGGAGAGAGTAGGTGGTCCAGTCACCAGGAGCTTACAAATGGCCAACACAGCTCCTTCTGCTGAGgtgaaaacagaggagccaccGATTCAAGAGCTAAAAGAGACTCAG GAGGTGCCGATGAAGTGA